One genomic segment of Impatiens glandulifera chromosome 6, dImpGla2.1, whole genome shotgun sequence includes these proteins:
- the LOC124943598 gene encoding uncharacterized protein LOC124943598 produces MALNLVSVPLPNHPPLAHKRGRSSLSRSFSSSVRVSSQSDEIEGVTEDDPAAYSASGSLSSARTRLELLEQLTSTNPSIDGYVSDGSSNTRSGKLTIRDQLSQLVGDRDGDFSIPLGKNLKKVSPKFLTISQKRNIKRQAYLNEVSQRNDSVFFASIGAFVILPPFIILGFAILTGYVQLFP; encoded by the exons ATGGCCTTGAATCTAGTCTCCGTTCCTCTCCCTAACCATCCTCCTCTAGCTCATAAGCGCGGACGTTCTTCCCTCAGCCGATCCTTCTCTTCTTCCGTCCGAGTATCTTCTCAGTCTGATGAAATCGAAGGAGTTACAGAAGATGATCCCGCCGCCTATTCTGCTTCTG gTTCACTATCTTCTGCTCGAACACGATTAGAACTCTTGGAACAACTTACATCCACTAATCCGTCAATTGATG GTTATGTCAGCGATGGTAGTAGTAATACTAGATCTGGGAAACTGACAATTCGAGATCAACTGTCTCAATTGGTTGGTGATAGAGACGGCGATTTCAGCATTCCGTTAGGTAAAAACCTGAAAAAGGTGAGCCCCAAATTCTTAACTATTTCACAGAAGAGAAACATCAAGAGACAAGCTTACCTTAATGAAGTATCGCAGAGAAACGACAGTGTTTTCTTTGCTAGTATAGGAGCATTTGTAATTCTTCCTCCTTTTATTATACTTGGGTTTGCCATATTAACTGGCTATGTACAACTCTTTCCTTGA